In Spirochaetota bacterium, a genomic segment contains:
- a CDS encoding RICIN domain-containing protein produces MRGKISSVMLILASTIFFLTQQAPAQTQADRDKAQASYKQGLEQVEASKFQEAYDSFRNAWQLDKGNWDYKWRFMVISSYMGQQALFKGNHAKALELFNGALSVKREITKEEDFEFITIKRFIDLTEEHQKYYPVKPEYTYKIQVLYIMNTDVKNTFDKKNQSITCKGSIPKVLPDNMVRYHEMLRIYLETLSRGRLSISFDTQKVDATVTRVLELYGYSPDFDSIQPSLSPLYFAGRNTYDTILFYWYSGKLPCTIHATWDGGVILVPYAWRSSAMRGRIVLHSGEGGTQIDHISNIGHHWIAFHEYFHHIEYLCGNIAPQHAHLPEEFPKARKNFPQWIPETHKSGATLEYSWYKYHIRETAPARMEQLSRETGIKPPWRNMSYVNRFPDTTDERLFRSYSAIMEKVSMLDRQKAADLVDEGFRLTWSGKNREAEEKFEQALKHNPYHHAALDQLGWLAIASRNNDFIRADRYYTEMARVFPDPKKCFGAGAVFFERNQPARAIPYFRIAAGRADALPGYTVWLARALAASGDAKGASAETARISDHPIMKAPLAVIESRTLDLTLLTTGSSPDAEDSMWLSKLWRPIPDRARWRLVPARDGVHVRIVSNLHWRCLDARGDRIVLDPINENLSQEWKMATLPDGQRRFISKSSGLTLAILPASGKQGPILSLQKAGESKHQAWAVETFDPLIGIADSMAPAWFVSVSSGMAVAIKGGDRSNGAPVIQWTRENGAHFQWKIIPVGTDGSLILLSALSGKCLTAIEKDGAYSIQSRELTRKADQLWRIDRGKDGTIRLIHTGSGLALQPDLQDKYGITLGVVEDTAPQWWKIEY; encoded by the coding sequence ATGAGAGGAAAAATCAGTTCTGTGATGCTGATCCTTGCATCAACGATTTTCTTTTTAACGCAGCAGGCGCCGGCCCAGACCCAGGCAGACCGCGACAAGGCTCAGGCCAGCTATAAACAGGGCCTGGAGCAGGTCGAGGCCAGCAAATTCCAGGAGGCCTATGATTCCTTTAGAAACGCCTGGCAACTCGATAAGGGAAATTGGGATTACAAATGGCGATTTATGGTTATCTCTTCCTACATGGGCCAGCAGGCGCTCTTTAAAGGGAACCATGCGAAAGCCCTGGAGCTTTTCAATGGTGCTTTGAGTGTAAAGCGTGAAATAACCAAAGAGGAGGATTTTGAGTTTATTACCATAAAAAGGTTTATCGACCTGACTGAGGAGCATCAGAAATATTATCCGGTCAAACCGGAATACACGTACAAAATACAGGTGCTCTACATCATGAATACCGATGTCAAGAATACCTTTGATAAAAAGAACCAGTCCATTACCTGTAAAGGCTCGATCCCGAAAGTACTCCCGGACAACATGGTCCGCTATCACGAGATGCTGAGAATCTATCTCGAGACCCTGAGCCGCGGCCGCCTGAGTATATCCTTTGACACACAAAAGGTGGATGCAACGGTCACGAGGGTGCTGGAATTATATGGTTACAGTCCCGACTTTGACAGCATTCAACCGTCCTTGTCCCCGCTGTACTTCGCGGGACGCAATACCTACGATACGATCCTTTTTTATTGGTACAGCGGAAAGCTGCCGTGTACTATACATGCAACCTGGGATGGAGGTGTAATCCTGGTTCCCTACGCCTGGAGAAGCAGTGCGATGAGGGGTCGAATCGTGTTGCACTCAGGAGAAGGGGGAACGCAGATAGATCATATTTCTAACATAGGCCATCACTGGATAGCCTTTCACGAATATTTTCACCATATCGAGTACCTGTGCGGCAACATCGCGCCCCAGCATGCCCATCTTCCCGAAGAATTCCCGAAGGCGCGGAAAAATTTTCCCCAATGGATACCCGAAACACACAAGTCCGGGGCCACCCTTGAATACAGCTGGTACAAATACCACATCCGGGAAACCGCACCGGCGCGGATGGAACAACTGTCCCGCGAGACCGGCATCAAACCACCATGGCGCAACATGAGCTATGTCAACCGGTTCCCCGACACCACCGACGAGAGGCTGTTCAGGTCTTATAGCGCCATAATGGAGAAAGTCTCCATGCTGGACCGCCAGAAGGCGGCAGACCTGGTTGACGAGGGATTCAGGCTCACGTGGTCTGGCAAAAACAGGGAGGCAGAGGAAAAATTTGAGCAGGCGCTGAAACACAATCCATACCATCACGCGGCATTGGATCAGCTCGGGTGGCTGGCCATTGCCTCCCGCAACAATGACTTTATCCGCGCGGACAGGTATTACACCGAGATGGCCAGGGTGTTCCCTGACCCGAAAAAATGCTTTGGCGCCGGCGCGGTTTTCTTTGAACGAAACCAGCCTGCCCGCGCCATTCCATATTTCAGAATTGCCGCGGGCAGAGCAGATGCCCTGCCCGGATATACAGTGTGGCTGGCGCGGGCCCTGGCCGCGTCAGGCGACGCAAAAGGCGCGTCAGCCGAAACAGCGCGTATATCCGATCATCCGATCATGAAGGCGCCCCTGGCGGTGATAGAGTCGCGCACCCTTGATCTCACTCTTCTCACAACGGGGTCAAGCCCCGATGCGGAAGACTCTATGTGGCTGTCCAAGCTGTGGCGGCCGATACCGGACCGGGCGCGCTGGCGCCTGGTGCCGGCCAGGGACGGCGTCCATGTCCGTATCGTATCCAACCTGCACTGGAGGTGCCTTGACGCTCGCGGCGACAGGATCGTCCTGGACCCGATAAATGAGAATCTGTCGCAGGAGTGGAAAATGGCGACGCTCCCCGACGGTCAGCGTAGGTTCATATCTAAATCCTCCGGCCTCACCCTTGCCATTCTTCCCGCGTCAGGAAAACAGGGTCCAATTCTTTCCCTGCAGAAGGCAGGCGAGAGCAAACACCAGGCATGGGCGGTGGAGACCTTTGATCCCCTGATCGGGATTGCCGATAGCATGGCCCCGGCCTGGTTCGTTTCCGTATCAAGCGGCATGGCGGTGGCCATAAAGGGCGGCGACCGGTCAAACGGCGCGCCGGTCATTCAATGGACGCGGGAGAACGGCGCCCATTTCCAATGGAAGATCATCCCCGTCGGAACAGACGGAAGCCTCATACTCCTGTCGGCCCTGTCCGGGAAGTGCCTTACTGCCATTGAGAAAGACGGGGCTTACTCAATCCAGAGCCGCGAATTGACCCGGAAAGCCGATCAACTGTGGCGCATCGACAGGGGAAAGGATGGAACAATCAGGCTGATACATACAGGATCAGGCCTTGCCCTGCAGCCCGATTTACAAGACAAATATGGCATCACCCTTGGCGTGGTTGAAGACACAGCGCCGCAGTGGTGGAAGATAGAGTATTGA
- a CDS encoding SDR family oxidoreductase — protein sequence MKQLKGKNVLITGAASGIGRLMSMKFAGEGANVAMVDINRDSLAKVEAEVKAAGPSVKTGTYTCDISKSAEVSKTAAAVRKDFGQVDVLVNNAGVVAGKAFLDMSLDEMEHSMSVNYWGHTYFTKEFLGEMTKRNSGNIVNVASSSGLLGMPLLTDYAASKFAEVGFSEALRRELKKFGYKNVHITCVCPYFIDTGMFKGCKPMVLSPFVKPETAAGAIVKGVKKDKPYVMLPAMSIRGSMILKLLPTSLFDFFLAKSGGDRAMDNFVGRK from the coding sequence ATGAAGCAATTGAAAGGCAAAAACGTGCTGATCACCGGCGCGGCCAGCGGCATCGGCAGGCTCATGTCGATGAAGTTCGCCGGCGAAGGGGCCAACGTGGCCATGGTCGACATCAACAGGGACTCTCTTGCGAAGGTTGAGGCCGAGGTGAAGGCGGCGGGGCCGTCGGTGAAAACGGGGACCTATACGTGCGACATCTCGAAAAGCGCCGAGGTTTCGAAAACAGCCGCGGCGGTCCGGAAGGATTTCGGACAGGTCGACGTGCTGGTAAACAACGCGGGAGTCGTGGCGGGCAAGGCCTTCCTCGACATGTCCCTGGACGAGATGGAGCATTCGATGAGCGTCAATTACTGGGGCCATACCTATTTCACCAAGGAGTTCCTGGGCGAGATGACGAAGCGGAACAGCGGAAACATCGTCAACGTGGCGTCCTCGAGCGGTCTCCTCGGCATGCCCCTTCTCACGGACTACGCGGCGAGCAAGTTCGCGGAAGTCGGTTTTTCCGAGGCCCTCAGGAGGGAGCTGAAAAAATTCGGGTACAAAAATGTGCACATCACCTGCGTGTGCCCCTATTTCATAGACACGGGCATGTTCAAGGGGTGCAAGCCCATGGTTTTGAGCCCCTTCGTGAAACCCGAAACGGCAGCCGGTGCCATCGTGAAGGGCGTGAAAAAGGACAAGCCTTACGTGATGCTGCCAGCCATGAGCATACGCGGGTCCATGATACTCAAGCTCCTGCCCACAAGCCTCTTCGATTTTTTCCTGGCCAAGTCAGGCGGCGACCGGGCCATGGACAATTTTGTTGGAAGAAAATAA
- a CDS encoding AraC family transcriptional regulator, translating to MEASFMETIFVGFLFFSGSVALLYSMIHAIIPSQRIENINLSALLFMLSLLMFQISFIANGMAAAYPALLSFHMTLINAIVPAAYFAYYLVIFPPESLPRRRFIFFIPACIAAAGDIYFMLLPSGTRSDVLKGIFGGGPSRPEITGMRVLIGMAAVQSAVCFSILKIKIVSLWSDKAQSVMLAITGVSSVVIMASCGFIFYGYLTGSIMPVLGGISAIGLLFILSYLAGLRYPRLIHLVILQAQNRYGGSGRWRLSGIDVDALVFQLNRMMVEDELFLDENITLKDLADRVELTQHQLSQLLNEKLNTNFNGFINSFRIDRARELLVSEPDAPVLNIAFAVGFNSKSAFYDAFTRFTGKSPVAYRRENQSLRRPPINSPKL from the coding sequence ATGGAAGCATCTTTTATGGAGACCATTTTCGTCGGCTTCCTCTTCTTCTCCGGAAGCGTGGCGCTGCTCTATTCGATGATACACGCCATCATCCCTTCACAGCGCATCGAGAACATCAACCTCTCGGCGCTCCTGTTTATGCTGAGTCTCCTCATGTTCCAGATCAGCTTCATCGCCAACGGCATGGCGGCCGCATACCCCGCGCTGCTGTCATTTCACATGACGCTGATCAACGCCATTGTACCGGCCGCCTATTTCGCATATTACCTTGTCATTTTTCCGCCGGAATCGCTGCCCCGGCGGCGCTTCATTTTCTTCATTCCCGCATGTATCGCCGCCGCGGGCGATATCTATTTCATGCTCCTCCCGTCAGGGACACGGTCCGATGTCCTGAAAGGTATCTTCGGCGGCGGGCCCTCCCGCCCGGAGATAACGGGGATGCGGGTCCTTATCGGCATGGCCGCGGTTCAAAGCGCGGTCTGCTTCTCGATTCTCAAGATAAAGATCGTGTCGCTCTGGAGCGATAAGGCCCAGTCGGTCATGCTGGCCATCACGGGCGTTTCCTCGGTGGTCATCATGGCCTCCTGCGGCTTCATCTTTTACGGGTATCTCACGGGATCGATCATGCCGGTCCTGGGCGGCATCAGCGCCATCGGGCTGCTTTTCATACTATCCTACCTTGCGGGGCTCCGGTATCCCCGGCTTATCCACCTGGTGATCCTTCAAGCCCAGAACCGCTATGGCGGGAGCGGGCGCTGGCGCCTCAGCGGAATCGACGTGGACGCCCTTGTCTTTCAGCTTAACCGGATGATGGTCGAAGACGAGCTTTTCCTGGACGAGAACATCACCCTCAAGGACCTCGCGGACCGCGTGGAGCTGACCCAGCACCAGCTATCGCAGCTCCTGAACGAAAAGCTCAACACGAACTTCAACGGCTTCATCAACAGCTTCAGAATAGACCGTGCCAGGGAGCTCCTGGTTTCCGAGCCCGACGCGCCGGTCCTCAACATCGCCTTCGCCGTGGGATTCAATTCCAAGTCGGCCTTTTATGACGCCTTCACCCGCTTCACCGGCAAGTCTCCCGTGGCGTACCGACGGGAAAACCAGTCCCTCCGGCGGCCCCCGATTAATAGTCCGAAGTTATAA
- the ilvC gene encoding ketol-acid reductoisomerase: MAKMYYDNDADLGVLKNKTIAIVGYGSQGHAQAQNLRDSGLNVIVAELPGTDNYRLAESHNFKPMTAREAAEKADLIQILAQDHVQAKLYKADVEPFMKAGKTLVFSHGFNIHFGQIVPPKEIDVIMVAPKGPGHLVRSEYEKGGGVPCLIAIHNDASGTAKQQSLAYAKGLGATRAGVLETTFKEETETDLFGEQSVLCGGASELVKAGFDTLVEAGYQPEIAYFECLHELKLIVDLFYQGGINYMRYSVSDTAEYGDYMSGPRIINKDTRKEMKKILKEIQDGTFAKKWIAENEKGRPEFNKIKEAQKNHLIEKVGADLRKMMKWINAK; this comes from the coding sequence ATGGCAAAGATGTATTATGACAACGACGCCGACCTCGGCGTATTAAAGAATAAAACGATAGCCATCGTCGGGTACGGGAGCCAGGGACACGCCCAGGCCCAGAACCTCCGGGACAGCGGCCTTAACGTGATCGTCGCGGAGCTGCCCGGCACCGATAACTATCGGTTGGCGGAGTCGCACAACTTCAAACCGATGACGGCGAGGGAAGCGGCGGAGAAGGCTGACCTGATCCAGATACTGGCCCAGGACCACGTGCAGGCGAAGCTCTACAAGGCCGACGTGGAGCCCTTCATGAAGGCGGGGAAGACCCTGGTCTTCTCCCACGGCTTCAACATCCACTTCGGGCAGATCGTGCCGCCGAAGGAGATCGACGTGATCATGGTGGCGCCGAAGGGCCCCGGCCACCTGGTCAGGAGCGAGTACGAGAAGGGCGGCGGCGTTCCCTGCCTGATAGCCATCCACAACGACGCGTCCGGCACGGCGAAGCAGCAGTCCCTTGCCTACGCCAAGGGGCTTGGCGCGACCCGCGCCGGCGTCCTCGAGACGACATTCAAGGAAGAGACCGAGACGGACCTCTTCGGCGAGCAGTCGGTCCTGTGCGGCGGCGCCTCGGAGCTGGTCAAGGCCGGGTTCGACACCCTGGTCGAGGCCGGGTACCAGCCCGAGATCGCCTACTTCGAGTGCCTCCACGAGCTCAAGCTCATCGTGGACCTCTTCTACCAGGGCGGGATCAACTACATGCGCTACTCGGTCTCCGACACGGCCGAGTACGGCGATTACATGAGCGGGCCCCGCATCATCAACAAGGATACCCGGAAGGAGATGAAGAAGATCCTCAAGGAGATCCAGGACGGCACTTTTGCGAAAAAGTGGATCGCCGAGAACGAGAAGGGACGACCCGAGTTCAATAAAATCAAGGAAGCGCAGAAGAACCACCTCATCGAGAAGGTGGGCGCGGACCTTCGCAAGATGATGAAGTGGATCAACGCGAAGTGA
- the ilvN gene encoding acetolactate synthase small subunit — protein sequence MKQYVISVKVENRFGVLARVAGLFSARGYNIDSLAVSATEQEDVSVMTIVTRGDDRVIEQVKKQLNKLIDVIKVSDHTDLPTVERELVLVKVNAPPNKRPEIYQLGEIFKADIADISPKTITLGVKGDPVQIHNFIELLKPYGIRELMRTGRVSLLKE from the coding sequence ATGAAGCAATACGTGATATCGGTCAAGGTGGAGAACCGCTTCGGCGTCCTGGCCCGCGTGGCCGGCCTTTTCTCCGCGCGCGGATACAACATCGATTCCCTGGCGGTGAGCGCCACTGAGCAGGAGGACGTATCGGTCATGACCATCGTGACGCGCGGCGACGACCGGGTCATCGAGCAGGTCAAGAAGCAGCTGAACAAGCTGATCGACGTCATCAAGGTGAGCGACCATACGGATCTTCCCACGGTGGAGCGTGAGCTGGTCCTGGTGAAGGTGAACGCCCCGCCGAACAAGCGACCCGAGATCTACCAGCTGGGCGAGATCTTCAAAGCGGATATCGCCGATATCTCGCCGAAGACCATCACCCTGGGCGTGAAGGGCGATCCGGTCCAGATCCATAATTTTATCGAGCTGTTGAAGCCCTACGGCATCAGGGAGCTGATGCGCACCGGACGGGTGTCGCTGTTGAAGGAGTAG
- the ilvB gene encoding biosynthetic-type acetolactate synthase large subunit: MKIKGADIIVECLKKENVECMFGYPGGVVIPIFHALHNAPFKFILTRHEQGAVHAADGYARASGKVGVVIATSGPGATNCVTGIATAHLDSVPLVVFTGQVTRQQIGNDAFQEVDSTGITRPITKHNYLVQDIKDLARVIKEAFYIASTGRPGPVLIDVPVDISKGEHKFAYPESVHIRSYKPVYEGHPNQIRKACQLIESAKRPVIYAGGGVVISNASKELREFVKKTQIPITTTLLGLGVYPETDRLALEMLGMHGTYYANHAVNESDLLIAVGARFDDRVTGKISDFIPNAKVIHIDIDPASVSKTVAVDVPIVGDCRQVLAAMIEQVKAPKIDEWLAEIDRLKREHPLTYERNGDDRIKPQFVVEEIYRQTKGDAIICTEVGQNQMWAAQFYKYTQPRTFISSGGLGTMGYGFPAAIGAQLARPDKRVIDIAGDGSIQMNIQELIVAVQHRLPVIIAILNNGFLGMVRQWQQLFFDKRYSHTCIDFAPDFVKLAEAYGAEGMRIRTYEEVAPALQRALSITDRPIIMDFVVSREENVYPMVPAGQSFKEIIMREMLA, encoded by the coding sequence GTGAAGATAAAAGGCGCGGACATCATCGTTGAATGCCTGAAAAAGGAGAATGTCGAGTGCATGTTCGGCTATCCGGGCGGCGTGGTCATTCCGATATTCCACGCCCTGCACAACGCGCCCTTCAAGTTCATTCTGACCAGGCATGAGCAGGGGGCGGTGCACGCGGCCGACGGGTACGCGCGGGCCTCCGGCAAGGTCGGCGTCGTCATCGCCACCTCCGGCCCCGGCGCGACCAACTGCGTGACCGGCATCGCAACGGCGCACCTTGACTCGGTCCCCCTGGTGGTGTTCACCGGCCAGGTGACCAGGCAGCAGATCGGCAACGATGCCTTCCAGGAAGTCGACAGTACCGGCATCACCCGTCCCATAACCAAGCATAATTACCTGGTCCAGGACATCAAGGACCTTGCGCGCGTTATTAAGGAAGCTTTCTACATAGCATCAACGGGCAGGCCCGGGCCTGTCCTTATCGACGTCCCGGTCGACATCTCCAAGGGGGAGCACAAGTTCGCCTATCCGGAGAGCGTGCATATACGGAGCTACAAGCCTGTGTACGAGGGCCATCCGAACCAGATCAGGAAGGCGTGCCAGCTCATCGAGAGCGCGAAGCGGCCCGTGATCTACGCCGGCGGGGGCGTGGTGATATCCAATGCCTCGAAGGAGCTCCGGGAGTTCGTCAAAAAGACACAGATCCCGATCACCACGACGCTCCTGGGCCTCGGGGTCTATCCGGAGACCGACCGCCTCGCCCTGGAGATGCTGGGCATGCACGGCACCTATTACGCCAACCACGCGGTGAACGAGTCCGACCTCCTGATCGCCGTGGGCGCCCGCTTCGACGACCGCGTCACCGGGAAGATCTCGGACTTCATTCCAAACGCGAAGGTCATACACATCGACATCGATCCGGCGTCGGTCAGCAAGACAGTGGCGGTTGACGTTCCCATCGTGGGCGACTGCAGGCAGGTCCTCGCCGCCATGATCGAGCAGGTCAAGGCCCCGAAGATCGACGAGTGGCTCGCGGAGATCGACAGGCTGAAGCGCGAGCACCCGCTGACCTATGAGCGGAACGGCGATGACCGGATCAAGCCGCAGTTCGTTGTCGAGGAGATCTACCGCCAGACAAAGGGCGACGCCATCATCTGCACCGAGGTGGGGCAGAACCAGATGTGGGCCGCGCAGTTCTACAAGTACACCCAGCCGAGGACCTTCATTTCCTCCGGCGGCCTGGGCACCATGGGATACGGCTTCCCCGCCGCCATCGGCGCTCAGCTGGCGCGGCCCGACAAGCGCGTCATCGACATCGCCGGCGACGGCTCGATACAGATGAACATCCAGGAGCTGATCGTCGCGGTGCAGCACCGGCTGCCGGTCATCATCGCCATCCTCAACAACGGTTTCCTCGGCATGGTGCGCCAGTGGCAGCAGCTTTTCTTCGATAAACGCTACAGCCACACCTGCATCGATTTCGCGCCTGATTTTGTAAAGCTTGCCGAGGCCTATGGCGCCGAGGGAATGCGGATCAGGACCTACGAGGAGGTGGCACCGGCCCTGCAGAGGGCCCTGTCCATCACCGACCGCCCCATCATCATGGATTTTGTCGTTTCCCGCGAGGAGAACGTCTACCCGATGGTGCCGGCGGGGCAGTCGTTCAAGGAGATCATCATGAGGGAGATGCTCGCGTAA
- a CDS encoding thioredoxin fold domain-containing protein → MKKITILVVSMAIFWIFASCSKSSEQENSVKAAPVSGGAAVTWHDFNEGLKLASAKGKPVIMDFYADWCGWCRKMEVEVFADREVAAKLGDNYICVRLHTDRNPGETIKYKNHTLTKQEFAMMLGVQGLPTLVFLDRDGNLITKIPGFINKDMMLPLLSYIKDECYLNKVPFKEYMDGKAPCGKK, encoded by the coding sequence ATGAAAAAAATTACCATACTCGTTGTCTCAATGGCCATATTCTGGATCTTCGCGTCGTGCTCGAAATCATCGGAGCAGGAAAACAGCGTCAAGGCGGCTCCGGTTTCGGGCGGCGCAGCCGTCACCTGGCATGATTTCAACGAAGGGTTGAAGCTCGCCTCGGCCAAGGGGAAGCCGGTCATCATGGATTTTTACGCGGACTGGTGCGGCTGGTGCAGGAAGATGGAGGTCGAGGTCTTCGCTGACCGGGAGGTCGCGGCCAAGCTCGGCGATAATTATATCTGCGTGCGCCTTCACACCGACAGGAATCCCGGGGAGACCATCAAGTACAAAAACCATACCCTCACCAAGCAGGAATTCGCCATGATGCTCGGCGTCCAGGGCCTTCCCACCCTGGTGTTCCTGGACCGTGACGGAAACCTGATAACCAAGATCCCCGGCTTTATCAATAAGGATATGATGCTACCGCTGCTGAGCTATATCAAGGATGAGTGCTACCTGAACAAGGTCCCGTTCAAGGAATACATGGACGGAAAGGCCCCGTGCGGTAAGAAGTGA
- a CDS encoding YARHG domain-containing protein produces the protein MYRLTALIILVIAAFVSGKTLYLEKNQAVDPASWSGSSIEDLILARNAVFARYGYVFKSGALNRHFLSVGWYRPDRNFSYSMLTKIDQRNVNAILAAEKKKVGELKNRIAGTAVKTKRYFMAAGVKERVPASAEEEMRKWWKKKSGSLYPQLRVPVLLGVSLSDEKDAAYISGRTGNCRDSFSYWEAGYDDRGRLRVLKNYFCEQGGSGESGDIYYFDEKEKLLMVQGRILGTTVNYEYYYQYCLGSVVWIEVTLINGSAGIPDEMEKFFF, from the coding sequence ATGTATAGATTAACAGCCCTTATCATTCTCGTCATCGCCGCATTCGTTTCCGGTAAGACCCTTTACCTGGAAAAGAACCAGGCCGTCGATCCGGCGTCATGGTCCGGCAGCTCCATCGAAGACCTCATCCTCGCGCGGAACGCGGTCTTCGCCCGGTACGGCTACGTTTTTAAAAGCGGCGCCCTGAACAGGCACTTCCTATCCGTGGGGTGGTACAGACCGGACAGGAATTTTTCATACTCGATGCTGACGAAGATAGACCAGCGGAACGTGAACGCGATCCTGGCCGCGGAAAAAAAGAAGGTGGGCGAGCTGAAAAACAGGATCGCCGGCACCGCCGTAAAAACAAAGCGCTACTTCATGGCCGCCGGGGTAAAGGAGCGGGTCCCGGCTTCAGCCGAGGAAGAGATGAGGAAGTGGTGGAAGAAGAAGTCCGGGTCCCTGTACCCGCAGCTGCGCGTGCCGGTGCTGTTGGGCGTGTCCCTCTCCGACGAGAAGGACGCCGCTTATATCAGCGGCAGGACCGGGAACTGCCGTGATTCATTCTCCTACTGGGAGGCGGGCTATGACGACAGGGGCCGGCTCCGTGTCCTGAAAAACTATTTCTGCGAGCAGGGGGGCTCCGGCGAAAGCGGTGATATCTATTACTTCGATGAGAAGGAAAAGCTCCTGATGGTGCAGGGGAGGATACTTGGGACCACGGTCAATTACGAGTATTATTATCAGTACTGCCTGGGCAGCGTGGTCTGGATAGAGGTCACTCTGATAAACGGCAGCGCCGGAATCCCGGACGAGATGGAGAAATTCTTTTTTTAA
- a CDS encoding peptide chain release factor 3, giving the protein MEKIKNEIKLRRTFAIISHPDAGKTTLTEKLLLYGGAIELAGSVTAKKQQKDTSSDWMELEKKRGISISSTVLQFTYRGFKLNLLDTPGHKDFSEDTYRVLMAVDAVVMVIDAGKGIESQTIKLFETCRKRRIPVFTFINKMDRPALPPLELLDQIEKVLDIHAYPVCWPLESGSSFKGVYDRIDNTVHLYEKVPGGVYLAPVSVLGITDPVVKNALNESSYKEIAEEIELLDAAHGKLETSKVDNGETTPVFFGSAANNFGIELFLNRFLDYSGEPLPRKAGDRDVSIEGPAFSAFVFKIQTNMNPQHRDRMVFARVCSGKFCRDMTAYNSRNGKNVRISNAHNIFGRERETANEAYAGDIIGFITNADFQIGDTISSDPALCFNEIPRFAPECFAYVHNTSISSYKSFRKGLDHLLAEDIVQTFYPKNASSNLPLLGAVGPLQFDVLQYRLRDEYGVETRLEMKEWTALRWLDTITGDDFSQLYLPHGCHYGKDNSGRPVLFFPNSWTMQYFAEKNPSVSIYDTLAS; this is encoded by the coding sequence ATGGAAAAGATAAAAAACGAAATAAAATTACGGCGTACATTCGCCATTATATCACACCCTGACGCGGGCAAAACCACGTTAACCGAAAAACTGCTTCTTTATGGCGGGGCAATCGAACTCGCGGGATCAGTGACGGCGAAAAAACAGCAAAAAGATACATCTTCTGACTGGATGGAACTGGAGAAAAAAAGAGGGATTTCGATATCTTCTACGGTATTGCAATTCACCTACCGGGGATTCAAGCTGAACCTGCTTGATACTCCCGGGCATAAAGATTTTTCGGAAGACACATACCGCGTCCTAATGGCGGTTGACGCGGTAGTAATGGTGATAGATGCCGGCAAGGGTATCGAAAGCCAGACCATCAAACTTTTTGAAACCTGCAGAAAACGCCGTATCCCGGTTTTCACTTTTATAAATAAAATGGACCGTCCTGCCCTGCCGCCCCTTGAATTGCTGGACCAGATCGAAAAAGTCCTCGATATTCACGCGTATCCGGTGTGCTGGCCCCTGGAAAGCGGCAGTTCTTTCAAGGGGGTATACGATAGGATCGATAACACGGTGCACCTTTACGAGAAAGTCCCCGGCGGCGTCTACCTGGCGCCGGTTTCAGTCCTTGGCATCACGGACCCCGTAGTGAAGAACGCTTTAAACGAATCTTCCTATAAAGAAATTGCAGAAGAGATTGAACTGCTTGATGCTGCGCACGGAAAACTCGAAACCAGCAAAGTGGACAACGGTGAAACAACGCCTGTTTTTTTCGGAAGCGCGGCCAACAATTTCGGAATAGAACTTTTCCTGAACCGGTTCCTTGATTATTCAGGAGAACCGCTGCCGAGAAAAGCCGGCGACCGTGACGTTTCCATCGAGGGCCCCGCGTTTTCAGCCTTTGTATTCAAGATACAGACCAACATGAACCCCCAGCACAGGGACAGAATGGTTTTCGCCAGGGTCTGCTCCGGAAAATTTTGCAGGGACATGACCGCGTATAATTCCAGAAACGGGAAAAACGTAAGAATATCGAATGCGCATAACATATTCGGAAGAGAACGGGAAACCGCCAACGAGGCATACGCCGGAGACATCATCGGTTTTATCACTAATGCTGATTTTCAGATCGGTGACACCATCAGTTCCGATCCGGCTTTGTGCTTCAACGAAATTCCCCGCTTTGCGCCTGAATGCTTTGCCTATGTTCATAATACATCGATATCCAGCTATAAGTCTTTCCGGAAGGGACTTGACCACCTGCTGGCTGAAGATATCGTTCAAACGTTTTACCCGAAAAACGCCTCTTCCAATCTTCCCCTTCTGGGAGCCGTGGGACCGCTTCAATTTGATGTGCTGCAATACAGGCTCAGGGATGAATACGGCGTGGAAACAAGACTTGAAATGAAAGAATGGACCGCTTTGCGCTGGCTGGATACTATTACTGGAGATGACTTTTCACAATTGTATCTCCCGCATGGCTGTCATTATGGAAAAGACAACAGCGGAAGGCCCGTATTGTTCTTTCCGAATTCCTGGACAATGCAGTATTTTGCAGAGAAAAACCCTTCGGTCAGCATATACGACACCCTGGCATCTTAG